A section of the Clostridium felsineum DSM 794 genome encodes:
- a CDS encoding AAA family ATPase — MKPIKVRIRGLNSFEDEQEIDFEKLTRRGLFGIFGPTGSGKTTILDSITLALYGEVARKSSNFMNTNCTSLNISFQFQISGKDIKRYLVEREFRRDNKTGSVRSKSAKIIDITLEPIVLEEGAKSVTEKCEEIIGLSLDDFTRTVVLPQGKFSEFLKLEGKERRNMLERLFNLQEYGDELSIKLNRKIKEEREKENVLTGELKGYEGLSEDILKEKKASLKENEDILKEALKGAKKAEEEYNEGKEIWNLQIEIAEKTEVYRELKRSEEEINVKEKKSILGEGALKVKPYIDNYENTLKQIEELKEKIINAENEMKTVVLQKEDIEKKLKIAKDNKDNALPKFMIKKHVILEAIEEKKILDKTKVEEEELKRNIDKLSKEVLSKDTLIKEYISEVNVLTDSIQTLENKIGMLKVSEDKKNKINEGMFLLKNYDDKSRHMTKVKFDIDKLEKDLEQAKENENMHLKELEESKIKLQSYRKKLEKLNKELPEDEVLLTFQENLNELRQKWNKYKENTEKLEKSSNNLEKLKQELKNEKLEVENLDCKLVDINTRIEAIETENMAHILREKLKNGEPCPVCGSVHHVKEEGITVDLKELNELKNYMETYDKKRKKKNEEVFIKEANIKLEEKNIFEVKENMSTLGEEFKKVSVENKEKEFKDLKDKINKFNTEKLKLEEKIKVLTEASNKIEIEYQKEKTVGKQCENHISSLKTELLESKAEVSEIENEIKLLREELKIQDFQAEMKEIQEKERLKAKAEDEIKKSRNLLNEKHTEKEKLMENTTKVKEELSIEKEKLKQKENTIKEKTEFIKGKVGTLDKLDEFKEKIEGTIKKIEEQYNLCEKMQKDIEEKYRKISDEIIKYNSNTSSLKDRKVNDIEKLNKILLEEKFKDIKDVKESYISREEINLLKGEIEKYRNEILKINGAIEVLNKKLKNRVLSEEKWIEIQNNRIEKDSKQKKLEEIKIKLEEEIKNIEGRLKELGTLLKNKKTLEHRLSLLDDLEKLFKGKKFVEFVALNQLKYISIEASKRLKEITAGNFGLEVDDNGKFLIRDYKNGGAMRDASTLSGGETFVASLALALSLSNQIQLKGSAPLELFFLDEGFGTLDSNLLEVVMDSLEKIHNERLSVGIISHLETIKERVPVKLIVSPAEAGVGGSKVKLEVS; from the coding sequence GTGAAGCCTATAAAAGTTAGAATAAGAGGTTTAAACAGCTTTGAAGATGAACAAGAAATTGATTTTGAAAAGCTTACAAGAAGGGGCTTGTTTGGAATATTTGGACCTACGGGCAGCGGAAAAACTACTATACTTGATTCTATAACGCTGGCACTTTACGGTGAGGTTGCAAGAAAAAGCTCTAACTTTATGAATACTAATTGTACTAGTCTTAATATTAGCTTTCAGTTTCAAATATCAGGAAAAGACATAAAGAGATATTTAGTTGAAAGAGAGTTTAGGAGAGATAACAAAACGGGAAGTGTTAGAAGTAAATCGGCTAAAATTATAGATATTACTTTAGAACCTATAGTTTTGGAAGAAGGAGCTAAAAGTGTAACTGAGAAGTGTGAGGAGATAATAGGTTTAAGCTTAGATGATTTTACAAGAACGGTTGTACTTCCTCAAGGTAAATTTAGTGAATTTTTAAAGCTTGAAGGAAAAGAGAGAAGAAATATGCTTGAAAGACTTTTTAACCTTCAGGAATATGGAGATGAACTTTCTATTAAGTTAAATAGAAAAATAAAAGAAGAAAGAGAAAAAGAAAATGTTTTAACGGGAGAACTTAAGGGTTATGAAGGCTTAAGTGAAGATATTTTGAAAGAGAAAAAAGCTAGCTTAAAGGAAAATGAAGATATTTTAAAAGAGGCTTTAAAGGGTGCAAAAAAAGCAGAGGAAGAATATAACGAAGGTAAAGAAATATGGAATCTTCAAATAGAGATAGCTGAAAAAACTGAAGTCTACAGGGAACTGAAAAGGTCTGAAGAAGAAATTAATGTTAAGGAAAAGAAATCTATACTGGGCGAAGGAGCTTTAAAGGTTAAGCCTTATATTGATAATTATGAAAATACGTTAAAGCAAATTGAAGAATTAAAAGAGAAAATTATAAATGCTGAAAATGAAATGAAAACTGTAGTGTTACAAAAGGAAGACATAGAAAAGAAGCTTAAAATTGCAAAGGATAATAAAGATAATGCACTTCCTAAGTTTATGATAAAAAAGCATGTTATATTAGAGGCTATAGAAGAAAAGAAAATTTTAGATAAGACTAAAGTTGAAGAAGAGGAGCTTAAAAGAAATATAGATAAGCTTAGTAAAGAGGTTTTAAGTAAGGATACCCTTATAAAAGAATATATATCTGAAGTCAATGTATTAACTGATAGTATTCAAACCTTAGAAAATAAAATTGGGATGCTTAAGGTTTCAGAGGATAAGAAAAATAAAATTAATGAAGGAATGTTCTTGTTAAAAAATTATGATGATAAATCAAGGCATATGACTAAGGTTAAATTTGACATAGATAAATTAGAAAAGGACTTAGAGCAGGCTAAAGAAAATGAAAATATGCATTTAAAAGAATTAGAGGAGAGTAAGATAAAATTACAAAGCTATAGGAAAAAATTAGAAAAATTAAATAAAGAACTTCCTGAGGATGAGGTATTACTTACGTTTCAAGAAAATTTAAATGAACTTAGACAGAAATGGAATAAGTACAAGGAGAACACAGAAAAGTTAGAAAAAAGTTCAAATAATTTAGAGAAGCTTAAACAGGAGTTGAAAAACGAAAAGCTTGAAGTAGAAAATTTAGATTGCAAGTTAGTAGATATAAATACAAGAATAGAAGCAATTGAAACAGAAAATATGGCTCATATACTTAGAGAGAAACTTAAAAATGGAGAGCCATGTCCTGTTTGTGGTTCTGTGCATCATGTTAAAGAAGAAGGAATAACAGTAGACCTTAAAGAACTTAATGAACTTAAAAATTACATGGAGACCTATGATAAAAAGCGTAAGAAAAAGAATGAAGAAGTATTCATAAAAGAGGCAAATATTAAGCTAGAAGAAAAAAATATTTTTGAGGTAAAAGAAAATATGAGTACTCTAGGAGAGGAATTTAAAAAAGTTTCTGTAGAAAATAAGGAAAAAGAATTTAAGGACTTAAAGGATAAAATAAATAAGTTTAATACTGAAAAATTAAAGCTGGAGGAAAAAATAAAAGTTTTAACAGAGGCTTCAAATAAAATAGAGATAGAGTATCAGAAGGAAAAAACAGTAGGAAAGCAGTGTGAAAACCATATAAGCTCTTTAAAAACTGAACTTCTTGAAAGTAAAGCTGAAGTTAGTGAAATAGAAAATGAAATAAAATTATTAAGAGAAGAACTTAAGATTCAGGATTTTCAGGCTGAAATGAAGGAAATACAGGAAAAGGAACGTTTAAAAGCAAAAGCAGAAGACGAAATAAAAAAATCCAGAAATCTTTTAAATGAAAAGCACACTGAAAAAGAAAAGTTGATGGAAAATACAACCAAAGTGAAGGAAGAGCTTAGCATTGAAAAAGAGAAGCTTAAGCAAAAGGAAAATACAATAAAGGAAAAAACGGAATTCATAAAAGGTAAAGTAGGTACTTTAGATAAACTAGATGAATTTAAGGAAAAAATAGAAGGTACAATAAAGAAAATAGAAGAACAGTATAATTTGTGTGAAAAGATGCAAAAGGATATTGAAGAAAAATATAGAAAAATTAGTGATGAAATAATAAAGTATAATAGTAACACATCTAGTCTTAAGGATAGGAAAGTTAATGATATAGAAAAACTTAATAAGATTCTTCTAGAGGAGAAATTTAAAGATATAAAGGATGTAAAGGAAAGCTATATAAGCCGAGAAGAAATAAATTTACTTAAGGGTGAAATAGAAAAGTATAGAAATGAAATTTTAAAAATAAATGGTGCTATAGAAGTATTAAATAAGAAACTTAAAAATAGAGTGCTTTCAGAAGAAAAATGGATAGAAATTCAGAATAATAGAATCGAGAAGGATTCTAAACAAAAAAAGCTTGAAGAAATAAAAATAAAACTTGAGGAAGAGATTAAAAATATAGAAGGAAGGCTTAAAGAACTTGGTACACTTCTTAAAAATAAAAAGACTTTGGAACATAGGTTAAGCCTTTTAGATGATCTTGAAAAACTATTTAAGGGTAAAAAGTTTGTGGAATTTGTAGCTCTAAATCAGCTTAAATATATATCTATAGAGGCGTCAAAAAGATTAAAGGAGATAACAGCAGGAAATTTTGGCCTTGAGGTAGATGATAATGGTAAATTTCTAATAAGAGATTATAAAAATGGAGGGGCAATGCGTGATGCTTCAACCTTATCGGGAGGAGAAACCTTTGTGGCATCATTAGCTTTAGCACTTTCTCTTTCAAATCAAATACAATTAAAAGGGAGCGCACCTTTGGAGTTGTTTTTCTTAGATGAAGGGTTTGGTACTCTTGATAGTAATCTTCTTGAGGTAGTAATGGATTCACTTGAAAAAATACACAATGAAAGACTTTCTGTAGGGATAATAAGTCATCTTGAAACAATAAAAGAAAGAGTTCCAGTTAAGCTTATAGTAAGCCCGGCAGAAGCAGGTGTTGGTGGAAGTAAAGTTAAGCTTGAAGTAAGTTAA
- a CDS encoding helix-turn-helix domain-containing protein, producing MNLNSIIASNLKRLRKQRNLTLGKLSELSGVSKVMLGQIERGESNPTINTIWKIANGLKIPYTFLIDEPSNEVILVKKENTIKQCSEDMHYRVFCSFSAQSDRNFEIFTVELDANSSYTSDSHGENDKEYILIFDGTLTLETGNEKYTLASGDSIFFDAAKPHTYKNQHSKMIRMTIINYYPT from the coding sequence ATGAATCTTAACAGTATTATTGCTTCAAATCTTAAAAGACTTAGAAAACAAAGAAATTTAACTCTTGGTAAACTTTCCGAGCTTTCAGGTGTCAGTAAGGTTATGCTGGGTCAAATTGAACGTGGTGAATCAAATCCCACAATAAATACTATTTGGAAAATAGCTAACGGGCTTAAAATCCCCTATACCTTTCTTATAGATGAACCTTCTAATGAAGTAATTTTAGTAAAAAAAGAAAACACAATAAAGCAGTGTAGTGAAGATATGCATTACAGAGTATTTTGTTCATTTTCAGCTCAAAGCGATAGAAATTTTGAAATATTCACTGTAGAACTGGACGCTAATAGCTCTTATACCTCAGATTCTCATGGTGAAAATGATAAAGAATATATACTTATTTTTGATGGTACTTTAACCCTTGAGACAGGTAATGAAAAATACACTCTAGCTTCTGGCGATTCAATCTTTTTTGATGCCGCAAAGCCTCATACATATAAAAACCAACATTCTAAAATGATTCGAATGACTATAATAAATTATTATCCAACGTAA
- a CDS encoding AzlC family ABC transporter permease: MLKEKTIISEKSQFYEGIKDCMPTVLGYLSIGFACGVVSKASGLTILEIALMSIFVYAGSAQLVAAGMIASLASIPAVTIAIFFVNLRHLLMSASLAPYFKKNSYLKNFTVGVLMTDETFALAAVKGKNDKRIDYKWIMGANIIAYLNWLIATVLGAYFSTVIYDYKKFGLDFALPAMFIGLLVSSIKGNNEVKKGYISMAISAVIFILCVKFMSSNSAVMVAAILGAGVMIKKWI, from the coding sequence ATGTTAAAGGAAAAAACTATTATTTCAGAAAAATCTCAGTTCTATGAAGGAATAAAAGATTGCATGCCTACTGTATTGGGATATTTAAGTATAGGCTTTGCCTGTGGGGTTGTGAGTAAAGCTAGTGGACTTACAATTTTAGAGATAGCACTTATGAGTATTTTTGTATATGCTGGTTCTGCTCAGCTTGTGGCAGCTGGTATGATTGCTTCTTTAGCATCTATTCCAGCAGTAACTATAGCAATCTTTTTTGTTAATTTAAGACATCTTCTTATGAGTGCGTCACTAGCACCATATTTTAAAAAGAATTCCTATCTGAAAAATTTTACAGTAGGTGTACTTATGACAGACGAGACTTTTGCACTAGCGGCGGTAAAGGGGAAAAATGATAAACGTATAGATTACAAATGGATTATGGGAGCTAATATAATTGCATATTTAAATTGGCTTATAGCAACTGTTTTAGGTGCGTACTTTAGTACAGTGATATATGATTATAAAAAATTTGGACTTGATTTTGCACTTCCAGCAATGTTTATAGGTCTTTTGGTATCAAGTATAAAAGGAAATAATGAAGTAAAAAAAGGATATATAAGCATGGCTATTTCAGCTGTAATTTTTATTTTATGTGTGAAATTTATGTCTTCAAATAGTGCTGTTATGGTTGCTGCAATACTTGGGGCAGGGGTGATGATAAAGAAATGGATATGA